A genomic window from Salvelinus sp. IW2-2015 linkage group LG13, ASM291031v2, whole genome shotgun sequence includes:
- the insl5a gene encoding insulin-like peptide INSL5, with protein MRVLPVILPLLLCVAVGLSQVRAEVSLVKMCGREFLRAVVYTCGGSRWRRLLNEPEQLEGLANGELQQSSLEDLKASLGSEFSRRDLNLNHMLTTVCCKVGCKKSDLAYLC; from the exons ATGCGTGTGTTGCCAGTAATTCTGCCCCTGCTGCTGTGTGTGGCAGTGGGGTTGAGCCAGGTGAGGGCGGAGGTGAGCTTAGTGAAGATGTGTGGCAGAGAGTTTCTCAGGGCCGTCGTCTACACCTGTGGAGGCTCCCGCTGGAGACGGCTTCTCAACGAACCGGAGCAACTGGAGG GTTTGGCAAATGGGGAGCTGCAGCAGAGCAGCCTGGAGGACCTGAAGGCCAGCCTGGGGTCAGAGTTCAGCAGACGGGACCTGAACCTGAACCACATGCTGACCACCGTGTGCTGCAAAGTGGGCTGCAAGAAGAGTGACCTCGCATATCTCTGTTGA